From a single Loigolactobacillus coryniformis subsp. coryniformis KCTC 3167 = DSM 20001 genomic region:
- a CDS encoding MarR family winged helix-turn-helix transcriptional regulator has product MADEQKNLNTLFELITILNQLIFEPKMIQKIKLSKNEILILGLIKEGSQPAMSELANRLGTSPAQITRSVTSLEKKSLVKRIINPTNRRIINVRLTPAGNQLIGQHEQAVRTKLQKQLAAVSAADYNELDHALQQAVTILKRTTLGG; this is encoded by the coding sequence ATGGCAGATGAACAAAAAAATTTAAACACGTTGTTTGAATTGATCACCATTTTAAATCAATTGATTTTTGAACCAAAAATGATCCAGAAAATAAAATTATCTAAAAATGAAATTCTAATTCTAGGTTTGATCAAAGAAGGTAGCCAACCAGCAATGTCAGAATTGGCCAATAGATTAGGTACCTCTCCTGCTCAGATTACGCGTTCAGTTACCAGTTTAGAAAAAAAATCACTGGTCAAACGGATAATTAATCCAACTAATCGACGTATAATCAACGTTAGGTTGACGCCAGCAGGTAATCAATTAATTGGACAGCATGAACAAGCGGTACGTACTAAATTACAAAAACAACTTGCCGCCGTTTCCGCTGCTGACTACAACGAACTAGATCACGCACTGCAACAAGCTGTGACTATTTTAAAACGAACGACTTTAGGAGGTTAA
- a CDS encoding VOC family protein, whose protein sequence is MAKMIFVNLPVTDMQRSIKFYEALGFKQNKDFSDESGVGMMWSDTIWIMLLTHDFYNKFLQGQIVADTQKISGSMTAFSFDSVAAVKEFAAEAAANGGSYYHVELGIPEDQMYELEIKDPDGNILSAAWMAM, encoded by the coding sequence ATGGCAAAAATGATTTTTGTGAACTTACCAGTTACAGATATGCAGCGTTCAATCAAGTTTTATGAGGCATTAGGTTTTAAGCAGAATAAGGATTTTTCGGATGAAAGCGGTGTAGGTATGATGTGGAGTGATACGATCTGGATCATGCTACTAACGCATGACTTTTATAATAAATTTCTGCAAGGACAAATAGTGGCCGATACGCAAAAAATCAGCGGCAGCATGACGGCATTTAGTTTCGATAGTGTTGCGGCAGTTAAAGAATTCGCAGCTGAAGCAGCAGCCAATGGTGGTTCATATTATCATGTTGAGCTCGGCATTCCCGAAGATCAAATGTATGAGTTAGAAATCAAAGATCCCGACGGCAATATTCTCTCTGCTGCTTGGATGGCGATGTAA
- the sstT gene encoding serine/threonine transporter SstT has product MWERITRISLIKRILIGIIIGAILGVAIPSWTWLEILGDLFVNSLKAIAPLLVFMLIMSSMSKHEKGAQTHMRSIVVLYLMATFVAALVAVGASYLFPVDIILPKGTASAAAQAPKGLAPVIKNLFNSAIENPVKALTEGNYLALLVWASLIGIGLRPFAGTTKKLVSDFSSAITNVVQFIIQLAPIGIVGLVFRSVAETGLSGLARYGQLILLVVGTMAFVALIVYPAMVLLMTHQNPYPLTLFTLRESGIPAFFTRSSAVNIPINMDLSRRLGLNEKTYAISIPLGASANSGGAAMTISIMTLATAHTLGISVSFPMAFLLCLLSAISATGASGIAGGSLLLIPLACSLFGISNDIAMQVVGVGFIIGVIQDSVETAVNAASDILFTATAEFADLRRAGTPVNITERVRKAKQMEAGDVTTIIEEHHEQ; this is encoded by the coding sequence ATGTGGGAACGTATTACTAGAATTTCGCTGATCAAGCGGATCTTGATTGGGATCATCATTGGTGCCATTCTCGGTGTTGCCATACCAAGTTGGACTTGGTTAGAAATTCTGGGTGATCTATTCGTGAATTCATTGAAAGCTATTGCCCCGTTGTTAGTCTTCATGTTGATTATGTCATCAATGTCAAAACATGAAAAAGGCGCACAAACGCATATGCGTTCGATCGTTGTTTTGTATTTAATGGCAACTTTTGTCGCTGCTTTGGTCGCTGTTGGTGCCAGCTACTTATTCCCAGTCGACATTATTTTGCCTAAAGGAACTGCTAGTGCAGCGGCTCAAGCCCCAAAAGGCCTAGCACCCGTTATCAAAAATTTATTTAATAGTGCCATCGAAAACCCAGTCAAAGCACTGACTGAAGGTAACTACCTCGCTTTATTAGTTTGGGCTAGCCTGATTGGGATTGGTTTACGTCCGTTTGCCGGTACGACTAAAAAATTAGTCAGCGACTTTTCTAGTGCGATCACCAATGTTGTTCAATTCATTATTCAATTGGCTCCAATTGGGATCGTTGGTTTAGTTTTCCGCTCAGTTGCCGAAACTGGACTTAGTGGTTTAGCTCGTTATGGCCAACTAATCTTGCTGGTCGTCGGTACAATGGCCTTTGTTGCTTTGATCGTTTACCCAGCAATGGTGTTATTAATGACCCATCAGAATCCCTATCCACTGACCTTATTTACATTACGAGAAAGTGGAATTCCGGCATTCTTCACCCGTAGTTCCGCGGTCAATATTCCAATCAATATGGATCTTAGTCGTCGTCTAGGCTTAAATGAAAAAACTTATGCGATCTCAATTCCGTTAGGCGCCTCTGCTAATAGTGGTGGTGCAGCAATGACTATTTCAATTATGACACTAGCGACTGCGCATACATTAGGAATCAGCGTTTCTTTCCCGATGGCCTTCCTGCTATGTTTATTGTCAGCAATTTCCGCCACCGGTGCATCCGGCATTGCTGGCGGTTCACTTCTGCTAATTCCGCTAGCCTGCAGTTTATTCGGCATCTCGAATGATATCGCGATGCAAGTGGTCGGTGTTGGTTTCATTATCGGTGTCATCCAAGACTCAGTTGAAACTGCCGTTAATGCCGCCAGCGATATTTTATTTACCGCTACTGCTGAATTTGCTGACCTACGCCGTGCCGGTACACCCGTTAACATTACCGAGCGCGTGCGCAAAGCAAAACAAATGGAAGCCGGCGACGTTACAACGATCATTGAAGAACATCATGAACAATAA
- a CDS encoding IS4 family transposase, which yields MASIPQNKIEKSSFKIITQFCALAHLPALVRLLNDHRHSNVSLTAILIWLLKVIFQRRTLYRAEAPGMCTKRTVYNILNDGRINWQRLSCLLAQRVITGLAQWLDARKSGALIIDDTLISRLNAKQTELLANTFDHDRQRYLKGYRGLTLAWSNGQLVLPVTTAVLSSQKARNRVGTPAKTLDQRTLAGQRRAQAMRPMPAVALELIKQARANGLKAKYVLFDSWFTSPKMFAALNDQKLIGIGMLKRTKKIYYRYRGRQYTVKTLYQYLRQSHRQSRADYLYSCVVQAATAKLPLRLVFVAKRHCANDYLVLATTKTNLTPAAIIQLYSRRWQIENYFKAAKQYLRLDQTQIQDYDGLCAHMAVTMMTYDLLAWQQRRQPGDPTIGDIFYQLDTLLPIIDLATAIGQLLGELTNLKVTKSPAKMTAQIKTLIDQFLNGLSIQTSALITLSMSNS from the coding sequence ATGGCTAGTATACCGCAAAATAAAATTGAAAAATCAAGTTTTAAAATAATTACCCAATTTTGTGCCTTGGCGCACCTACCAGCTTTGGTCCGCTTGCTCAATGATCACCGCCATTCTAACGTTTCACTAACTGCAATCTTGATTTGGTTACTCAAGGTTATTTTCCAGCGGCGGACACTTTACCGAGCAGAAGCACCAGGCATGTGTACCAAACGCACGGTCTACAATATCTTGAATGACGGTCGGATCAATTGGCAACGGCTTAGTTGTTTATTGGCACAACGGGTGATTACTGGCCTAGCACAGTGGCTCGACGCCCGCAAAAGTGGTGCGCTGATCATTGATGACACCCTGATCTCACGACTGAATGCGAAACAAACCGAGCTTTTAGCCAACACCTTCGATCATGATCGGCAACGCTACTTAAAAGGTTACCGTGGTTTGACCTTGGCTTGGAGTAACGGCCAGCTCGTGTTGCCAGTCACGACGGCAGTTTTGTCGTCACAGAAAGCACGTAATCGGGTGGGCACACCAGCTAAAACTTTAGATCAACGCACCTTAGCCGGACAACGGCGGGCCCAAGCGATGCGGCCAATGCCAGCGGTCGCACTAGAACTGATCAAGCAAGCGCGGGCAAATGGGCTCAAAGCTAAATATGTGCTATTCGATAGTTGGTTTACCTCGCCTAAAATGTTTGCGGCGTTAAACGACCAAAAGTTGATCGGTATTGGCATGCTTAAACGGACCAAGAAGATCTATTACCGCTATCGTGGCCGCCAATACACCGTCAAAACGCTCTATCAGTACTTACGTCAGTCGCATCGTCAATCACGAGCCGACTATTTATATAGTTGCGTGGTTCAGGCCGCTACCGCAAAGTTACCGTTACGCTTAGTTTTTGTCGCTAAACGCCATTGCGCCAACGACTACCTGGTGTTAGCGACTACAAAAACCAATCTGACCCCGGCAGCGATCATTCAACTTTATAGTCGCCGTTGGCAGATTGAGAACTATTTTAAGGCCGCCAAACAATATTTACGCCTTGATCAGACTCAGATCCAGGATTATGACGGGCTTTGTGCGCATATGGCTGTGACCATGATGACCTATGATCTGTTGGCTTGGCAACAGCGGCGCCAACCAGGCGACCCAACGATTGGCGATATTTTCTATCAATTGGATACCTTACTGCCGATCATTGATCTGGCGACTGCAATCGGCCAGTTACTAGGTGAGTTGACTAACCTAAAGGTGACTAAATCACCTGCAAAAATGACTGCGCAGATCAAGACACTGATTGACCAATTTTTAAATGGCTTATCGATTCAAACTTCGGCGCTGATCACGCTGAGCATGAGCAATAGTTGA
- a CDS encoding IS701 family transposase — MLNSFYQKSSLLTTLHAYFFDLKAAGLSKPMGLNYFWLCLALLVIGDRHSIRHLFEQFLGRVTKHSLNTFYRALAVIGDHLPQLEVRNLTYLLTLIPTTCQDLPLLLVLDDTVQPKFGHKFTGVKYLFDHAAHTGKRLVNAHDFVTLGLMIPTQRDQDDQPVYTFLPLATHLYQAEQATKYQQAAQMIKTTLKSIASDQQVFLLCDSWYPKAEINQLVMTQPNLAMIANVRKDTAMFGLPKRTGKRGRPRKYGDQIHLGNIALNLCSAGDQIGIVRCLTRLMPQPVYMIRVQRKTTCRLFMATSAPEELAAITTETLAVDPTQLTYRTPETSAPAPALRALAYYQKRWAIETYFYEMKTFWHFGDYAVRSVAKIEADHHLLNTAYTLMIVLPLTQPSLAFLVTKSLRERKLWLSRQIQAALFLASLARQVQRRLKTTPAKVVIQWLASCWSGVSEKL; from the coding sequence GTGTTGAACTCATTTTATCAAAAATCATCACTTTTAACCACCCTCCACGCCTATTTTTTTGATTTAAAAGCGGCTGGCTTGTCTAAGCCAATGGGCCTTAACTATTTTTGGTTGTGTCTAGCGTTGTTAGTGATCGGTGACCGCCACTCGATCCGCCACTTATTTGAACAATTTCTGGGCCGGGTGACGAAGCATTCTTTGAACACGTTTTATCGGGCTTTGGCAGTGATCGGTGACCACTTGCCACAGTTAGAAGTGCGCAACTTGACGTATTTACTGACCTTGATTCCCACTACTTGTCAGGACTTGCCCTTATTATTGGTTCTGGATGACACGGTCCAACCCAAGTTCGGCCACAAATTTACCGGCGTCAAATATCTATTCGATCACGCCGCACATACGGGTAAGCGGCTCGTCAATGCCCATGATTTCGTTACTTTAGGTCTGATGATCCCAACACAGCGGGACCAAGATGACCAGCCAGTTTATACGTTCTTACCGTTAGCCACGCACCTTTATCAGGCGGAACAGGCGACCAAATACCAGCAAGCGGCGCAAATGATCAAGACGACTTTGAAATCGATCGCCAGCGACCAACAAGTGTTCCTACTGTGTGACAGTTGGTATCCCAAAGCTGAGATCAACCAACTGGTCATGACGCAACCTAATCTAGCTATGATCGCCAATGTGCGTAAAGATACCGCCATGTTTGGCTTACCCAAACGCACCGGTAAGCGCGGCCGGCCGCGGAAATATGGTGACCAGATCCATTTGGGAAATATTGCATTAAATCTTTGTTCGGCCGGAGATCAGATCGGTATAGTGCGGTGTCTGACACGCTTGATGCCCCAGCCAGTTTACATGATCCGCGTACAACGCAAGACGACTTGTCGTCTGTTCATGGCGACGAGCGCGCCCGAAGAATTAGCGGCGATCACAACCGAAACCCTAGCCGTTGATCCGACCCAGCTCACCTATCGGACGCCGGAGACCAGCGCCCCTGCGCCAGCGCTACGAGCGTTGGCCTACTATCAAAAACGTTGGGCGATCGAGACCTATTTTTATGAAATGAAAACATTCTGGCACTTCGGTGATTACGCCGTGCGTTCAGTAGCCAAGATTGAAGCCGATCATCATTTATTGAATACGGCGTATACCTTGATGATCGTATTGCCATTGACCCAACCTAGTTTAGCTTTTTTGGTAACCAAAAGTTTGCGTGAACGCAAACTCTGGTTAAGTCGGCAAATTCAAGCGGCGCTGTTTTTGGCTAGTTTAGCGCGGCAAGTGCAAAGGCGGTTAAAAACAACACCGGCCAAAGTGGTGATTCAGTGGTTGGCTTCTTGTTGGTCGGGGGTCAGTGAAAAGCTGTAA
- a CDS encoding Y-family DNA polymerase codes for MDYADEPRGVFFMIDNKSFYASVESVERGLNPLRSVLVVMSEADNTGSGLVLAASPQAKQRFGISNVSRQYEVPMTPELLVVPPRMNLYIEKNLAINQIFRSFVADEDCYPYSIDESILDMTHSWRLFGKTPLQVARKIQCTVRQQLGLYTTVGIGENPLQAKLALDLFAKHDHELLGTLTYATMAAKVWPITDLTKVWSIGHRTAAHLQRLGIHSIRDLAQIDPYELKQEMGIIGAQLYALAWGIDRSQLHDLVAPKDKSWGNSQVLPRDYLKQAEIELVLREIALQVGTRMRRHQQKAGCVSLGIGFAHAAAQEDGRAGFSHSLRIEPTDSQHEIIGHLLALFRDAWSGQAVRYIAVSLSQLVPNTGLQLDLFQDPQRQLKDDRFERVLDQVRARFGTTALFPASSLLKGGTLLARAALVGGHNGGNSFD; via the coding sequence ATGGATTATGCCGATGAACCGCGTGGTGTCTTTTTTATGATCGATAATAAGTCCTTTTATGCCAGTGTTGAAAGTGTTGAACGCGGATTGAATCCGTTGCGTTCAGTACTAGTTGTCATGTCAGAAGCAGACAATACCGGCAGCGGTTTGGTATTGGCTGCTTCGCCACAGGCCAAGCAACGCTTTGGTATCAGTAATGTTTCGCGTCAATATGAAGTACCAATGACGCCAGAATTATTAGTGGTGCCACCACGAATGAATCTTTACATTGAGAAAAACTTGGCGATCAACCAAATTTTTCGTTCCTTTGTTGCGGATGAAGATTGCTATCCTTACTCGATCGATGAATCGATTCTAGACATGACTCATTCTTGGCGTTTATTTGGGAAGACGCCATTGCAGGTTGCACGAAAAATTCAATGTACAGTGCGGCAGCAGCTTGGACTTTATACGACTGTGGGTATCGGCGAAAATCCGCTGCAAGCTAAGCTGGCGCTTGACCTATTTGCTAAACACGATCATGAATTGTTAGGAACATTAACCTATGCAACTATGGCGGCTAAAGTTTGGCCAATCACTGATTTAACCAAAGTTTGGAGCATTGGACACCGCACCGCAGCACATTTACAACGGTTAGGTATTCACAGTATTCGGGACCTGGCACAGATTGATCCCTATGAACTAAAACAAGAAATGGGGATCATTGGGGCACAATTATATGCATTGGCGTGGGGGATCGATCGCAGTCAGCTCCATGACTTAGTTGCACCGAAGGATAAAAGTTGGGGCAATTCACAAGTTTTACCGCGTGATTATTTAAAACAGGCGGAGATCGAATTGGTACTACGCGAAATTGCGCTGCAAGTAGGTACGCGGATGCGTCGCCATCAGCAAAAAGCTGGCTGTGTTAGTTTAGGGATCGGCTTTGCCCATGCTGCAGCACAAGAGGATGGCCGTGCTGGATTTAGTCATTCTCTGCGTATTGAGCCAACGGATAGTCAGCATGAAATAATTGGTCACCTGTTGGCGTTATTTCGTGACGCTTGGTCAGGCCAAGCCGTGCGGTACATTGCAGTTTCGCTTTCACAGTTGGTTCCTAATACTGGATTACAACTTGATTTGTTTCAAGATCCGCAACGACAATTAAAGGATGATCGTTTTGAGCGCGTACTCGATCAAGTCCGGGCACGGTTTGGTACTACGGCGCTATTTCCTGCTAGCAGCTTATTGAAAGGCGGTACCCTGTTAGCGCGGGCCGCGCTCGTTGGCGGACACAATGGAGGTAATAGTTTTGACTGA
- a CDS encoding 1,4-dihydroxy-2-naphthoate polyprenyltransferase gives MNNETTVKPMTFKLFLEFIRLNAKTASAIPFILGLLYSIYYFQSVDWLNSLIYFIAQMAIAFFVTGFNNVQDYKLAVDQHYRDTYNIIGREHLSPRRALNLMLAFLVVACGLGLILVWRTNLLLLFMGGAGIFVTIFYTFGPIPFSRFPLGELLSGVAEGFGVFFITIYVNVAPERLLGLFFDWPRFMINGNLLTLIILVLVGLPNIFTVANVMFADNMSDLPQDIRNQRYTLPYYLGIKRALWLYDALLYLCFASVTVSAILRLLPPESLLVWLVLPQIRKNSRIFHREQIKETTFETAIQNLMLFQGVQILALVVAILRTQVFG, from the coding sequence ATGAATAACGAAACCACCGTTAAACCGATGACCTTTAAATTGTTTTTAGAGTTCATTCGGTTGAACGCAAAAACTGCGAGTGCAATACCATTTATACTAGGCTTATTGTATTCGATTTATTATTTTCAAAGTGTTGACTGGCTGAATTCACTGATTTATTTTATTGCGCAGATGGCGATTGCTTTTTTTGTGACTGGCTTTAATAATGTGCAGGACTATAAATTGGCGGTTGATCAACATTATCGCGATACTTATAACATTATTGGTCGCGAACATTTATCGCCACGGCGGGCTTTAAACTTAATGCTGGCTTTTTTAGTAGTTGCGTGTGGCTTAGGCCTAATTTTGGTTTGGCGAACTAATTTACTATTACTATTTATGGGCGGCGCTGGTATTTTTGTAACCATTTTTTATACTTTTGGGCCGATCCCATTTTCTCGTTTTCCCTTAGGTGAATTGCTTTCTGGTGTAGCTGAAGGGTTTGGTGTTTTTTTCATCACGATCTACGTCAATGTTGCGCCGGAGCGATTGCTAGGGTTATTTTTTGATTGGCCGCGTTTCATGATCAATGGCAATTTATTAACGTTGATTATTTTAGTTTTGGTCGGGTTACCGAATATTTTCACGGTGGCAAATGTCATGTTTGCCGATAATATGTCGGATCTGCCGCAGGATATTCGCAATCAACGTTATACATTGCCGTACTACCTAGGCATAAAACGGGCGCTGTGGCTGTATGATGCGTTGTTATATTTATGTTTTGCTAGTGTCACGGTTAGCGCAATCTTACGTCTTTTACCGCCGGAAAGTTTATTGGTTTGGTTAGTTCTACCACAAATTCGCAAGAACAGTCGTATTTTTCATCGAGAGCAGATCAAGGAAACCACATTTGAAACGGCGATTCAGAATTTAATGCTTTTTCAAGGGGTTCAAATTTTGGCACTAGTGGTGGCTATTCTGCGAACTCAAGTATTTGGCTAG